The DNA sequence tatatatatatatatatatatcatatacatttttatcataataatatagctTATCATTTATcccatttttacttttaaaaaaggcTTAGTTGTAAGAGTACTAAAGTAGTGCGTTAAAAGCGTATTTTCCACAtttgctaaaaaaaaattttatactaataagtattttaaaatattgccCAAAAATATTGTGTAAATGCATAAAAGCACATATGCATAGAAGCATAGATGCACAAAAgcgtaaatacataaaaatataaaagcatAAACAAATTCAATAGTATACATATCAGTAATATATTCTGAGTTAACGTActatttctaatttttataaataatgactTGCACATTTTGAGAGGGAAAACTAATTACCATTTTAGCATATgccatttttcattatcgGAACTGTAATGTCTTCTGATGAAAATTAACGAAATATCGAAACGGTTTTAAATCGTTTcttattttgcttattttacttattttgcttattttacttattttgcttattttacttattttcctcattttattttattaaaattttttttaattttattttattttatttgatttaatttgatttgatttaatttgacttaattttattttatttgacttaattttatttgacttaattttattttatttgatttgatttaatttgatttgatttaatttgacttaattttattttatttgatttaatTTGATTTGACTTAATTtgatttgttttgttttttttttcgttgaAATTTTCGAGACAATTGTTTTCACCTGAACTGATTAAAGGGCATGAGTAGgcatttatattaatactcattcttttaaaagtttcgtctttttaattatttttaaatttaccaaaagtttattataacttaaattttgaatatattaactTTTGTTCACTTAATTTGTACTTGTATAAACGACCAATTTGTGCTTCAAATTTGAGCCTTAGACTTTTTCTGTTTTCCCTTCTTTTTACTATGAACAAAATTTAGGCTTATATTCATACTGCGGTACATTAATAAGAAGTATAATAAAActcgtaattttttttaacaattctttgaatatttttattgcatATTTCGTTCATTTTCGTTTTCCAATGGTCATCATAAATAttgttttgaaaaaaattcaaatattataattttacgaaaatgaaaatttcgTATCCTTTTAAAAATCATAATACTGGACGACcataatatatgaacagtTCAGGTTGCCTTATATCCAAAAAGAGGATGTCACTATTAATTTAACTGAACAGCATAgtcataatattttcatattattttcgtACGTCCTTACTATTTTCTTACTTATTATTTTCGTACGTCCTTACTATTTTCTTACTTATTATTTTCGTACGTCCTTACTATTTTCTTACTTATTATTTTCGTATGTCCTTACTATTTTCTTACTTATTATTTTCGTACGTCCTTACTATTTTCTTACTTATTATTTCCGTACTTATTATTTCCGTACTAATTATTTCCGTACTTATTATTTCCGTACTAATTATTTCCGTACTAATTATTTCCGTACTTATTATTTCCGTACTTATTATTTCCGTACTTATTATTTCCGTACTTATTATTTCCGTACTTAATATTTCCGTACTTAATATATCCCTACTTTCTTATTATTTGCGTACTTACTATTTCCTTAACCTCTTTGTAATTCTTGCCTATGCATTATGCCATGGCCTCAAATATTTTGATGAGtatccatttttttacaattatttacAAATGCACGTTCAGAATAGCTTTAATggattttaataaattatccTTCAATATAATAGTTTAGTTAATAtcgttttattatatgtatgacTTTATGCCAATTTCTTAACAGAGCGTAATATAGGactatatatgcataagACAGTATGATCAATCAAATACAGGTAAATCTTCGTAGTATATACTATATACCTATTTTGTTTaagataaacaaaaatatgtcaaagtttataattttaataaataattttttataactgataaatatatatttaaaattaaattttatttttaagtttatattatgttccaaaataaaaaaaaaaaaaaaatcattaaaaaaaaatttagaaccttataacataaagaaatattaaagttAAACTACTCCAGCCaaattaaacataataaaatcgtaataaaatgtactaaaatgtactaaaaaaatatatgtacatatacataaacaagAAAATTTTCAACAGTgaattatgcatattttaaCTACAATATTAGTTATTGAATGAACATGTATAGGTCTATaacaaaaaacatatataacataagtatatattacaGTACAAACACAAAACTAACAGGTACGCATCAAACTTTAGTAGGAACACATAATGCTGCATTTCATTAATAAACACAAATATAGTTGAtcttaaaaatgttttaaacgAACATACGTAAAGAAAAGTGTATGAAACAAATTAGACCGTCTTGactatataaatacaaaaaataaattcataaaaagtaggtatgcatatatatatatatagctaCTTATAGTGACGaggttattaaaaaatgataaataaattatttttagtatatgaaaattcttacacatttaataatatgttgtttttaaacaaatataattatattcatcCGAATTGaaataagttaaaaaaaaaaaaaaaatgaaaatgaaaatgaaaacgaaaatgaaaacaaaaacaaaaaaatataaacgaaTTTTCGAATTTtctcaaaaatatttaattcattcgTATGAGttgttatttaataaatgacTCACATTAGGTTCATCTTTGTTAAATTGTCCTCCcatcttaatatatatttataattacctACATATTGtccattataatattataaattttaatgtttttccCTATGTATAACAATTATTCGAAAAGCTAATAGTACTTCAcaagaatataattatatatatatatatatgtacatcaatatatatattcatgctGTTGTAGAAGTACCATATATAATGTTTCTTTTCTGTCCAATTTTTCATgcacaattttaaaatttttacattttaatctTACACTAATTTTTTCCCCCCATTTAGGTAACCTATACTGGCTATACCAtcctatatatatgcacCATTTCAATAATATCAATAATTTCGATCATATCTATAATTGTGTTATTTGTATTGCTTGGCATATAAGCATGTAGTGATAACCGAACAATACCAATAATTATTAGGATTATATCTATTCCAACtgattaaatatttatgtagcTGTTCAACCTAGCACCTTTAATATTTACTATAGAAAAaagtacaaatattttaaataaatatacccttatatttacatatttgcacatttacatatatttacatatttacatatttacatatatatatatatatatatatatatataaaaagatacTTCATCTTGTATATATGGTGCATCCACACGTTTGCTTCTTAATGGAAAGACTTTCACCTATACCATGGTGAAGTACTGGTATTTCTATATTcgtatttgtttgtttgttttttctaaaacaatatacattacaaaataaattaatatattaccGTGGCACTCATTTTGAAATACAATTAACGCCTTATTAAtccatcattttttattaccataTTACATAATGTACAAgtattagtaaaataaagtCTTCATCAAATATATCAACATATTTGGAGTTGGTAACCCTAACtaatatttgtacataatgAATAACTTTACCGTATATTTTTACCACTGTAATATgtgctatatattttttgtctACTTTTGCCAATaattattagtatatatgtaaattatatattataccaTATTACTTAAATGTcaaatatacttaaatgGTATTACCTATTTTGTCGTGCATGCATCTTCATCATTCAGTAAGTACGAAgcaaatacatattatatatatcattatttctatatatctatatttcgCAGTATACCCTTTCACATCTTGCATTTTTCTATATACCAAAAATTAACCTTTATACTGTTGTTTCTCTTTTATTCAACATAATGATATAGTTAACCGTAGTATCTTCATCCCCCCTAGATATTTCAGCACTTGCCTTATCTTTTAATGATCTACATTATATCATGCCACTCCATTGCTTCATCATTTTTGGTTTATATGCACAAATGGAAATACATTGAACATTAAActtacataaatgtatatattgtatgcatatacttatgtatgCCTTTATATGTGTTAATAAAGACTCTGTgaagaagatgaagaagTATAATCCATATAATTTGGTATATGCCTAGCACTTTCCTCACTTTGACTATCatcattaataaatttattttcagcATTTCTTTCTATGTTCCTCCAAATTCTTCTTGTTCTTCGAAATCGCGGATTTATATAAGAACTCAAAGGAGTAAACTGATATTAAgacataaatgaaaaaaaaaaaaaaaaaaaaaaagatatatatacgtactcACGTATGTATGTTCTCATGTATACTGATAACTGaagacaaaacaaaacatgcTAATGGTTTATACAAATTGTTCCGAAATAATCATATTAGTACACTATTTTTACTaaccttatataaaaagaaaagaatcaTAAAAACTccaaaaatggaaaaaactGTTATTACTCCTTTGCCTGTTTTTGATAATTCTGAACTACTTCtaaaaaaactataaaaattatttctaaatggGTCTTCTGATGAGCAAGGAATTGGACTCAACATGGAATAAGTATTTTCAGCTATTATGTTGGGCTTGGATTTTAAAACAGGTaatactttttctttatactgtgccaaaaaattatttacctCTCTACATACAGTACTTCCAGTAGATTTATCAAAAATAGCACTAGAGCACTTACCGTTTTGATATTTTCTTACTATTTCAAGACAATGATTAATAAACCAacaacatatattattatttttatcacgTGCTTCACTAAtcattcttttaatattttcaatgttttcaacaaaataatacaaaatcaTTGTGTCTATAACTTCTTCTTCATTCCCATGtaaattcttatatttattaaaacttCTCACATAATAATCTTCTACTATTTTTCCATAAGTATCTATAAAACGGTCTATTGCTGTGGAAGAATAAATATTGCTCTTACTAGTTGGCGATATTACATCCTTAAAGTCATTCCAGATATTACTAAATTTACCATGCGATAAATCTAAAATGTTCTCTAAGTCATCTAAAATAGTATGTAACTTAACGCATTTCTCTGTGTTTCCTTGTATATCCAACCCCTCACCGTTTTTACATGTTgatgatttatatttttcattaacaaTACCTCGGAATTTGTCAAAATTATATTCGGGccatttttccaaaaaatataactaaaaagtgagaaaagggaaatataaaaatatagaaatatataaggTATAACATTAACACTGATTTAGTAGAAAGAATCCTTTCATTGTATATAAGGAACAAtggataatatattttaaaataattctagCACAAATTAATTTTGGGAAATTAACATACCTGAcgttttatttgttttacggacattttatatttccatagatgcaaataaaacaaaaaaagtattttgtgttctcataaaaatgtatgtatcAGAAAAGGAACATACAAATCTGCATAAACTTctctcctttttcttttttttttttttatgagcacaaattaaaaaaaaaaaatatgtattgtAAGCAAGAACGTTTTACAATTACATTTAAAGAGCATTGTAGTATgcactattttttattatatcatttaaaatagacaattacaaatttatagaaaaaaaatagagtaaaattaaagtaaaaatataatatggtAAATACAATGAagtataaaacaaaattatgtaaaataaattaaaataaagtaaatcAATAGTTAGAATATTAACATTGcaaatatagtataatattaatagtaaaaatatgattcCATCAAATTTTCctattataacaaaaatatactattattttattgacatttttccaaaaactggagtacaatatttttatatataaatatacatacaattttttacaCTCAATTATTCATTGAAGttatacttatttaattACCCTATTTAtccatataaaaaaatattcttattcgTTGAAATAAACTAGTTTAAAAATCttgcaattttattttttcattatcaattttattttcaataaatatgtattatattaacttaaaaaaaattatatatttactttttgattaatttttacccttaaatatatctatgtataatatattagtaaaTATCAATATTTGCTAATATcgtattataaattttaaataaatgaaaaatgatatttttaatgaaaaacaattatttatttatttttttttttttttttgtatcttttttttttttaatttgcatatataaataattatacattttaaaatgttaatatttattaccgTAATGGTATTGTTCATTGTGTAAATATTCTTTAACcttgaattattaatattctcAATTATTGCATGTAAAAGTATTTTCAAGTTAAATAaaatcttatatatataaaataacaagcctttaaacattaatttaaaattttttttttttttttatatacatttatatgtagaCCATGCGggtataacttttttttttttttttttttttctccatttacatattatatgtcATATTACTGTTTACTCATATTCCCCATTACATGTTTAAGATAATAATACTATAagcaatattataattaagttgttaacatatattatatattatgtattatatattatgtatatatgtacatattgcTTAAATTCCTAGTGTTCCActgctatatatattttttatgcaaTCACACGTagcttatataatatgaagCATGACGTTgttgtataattttaaatgattGCTCTCTGCATATTTACAATTTGGTTATATAAAATGCTCATTTTGTCATTCTATAttgatgaaatattttagttataataaaattttttttttttttatatatttctcatttattttaGAAATCGTTGTAATTTTTGgcaaaaacacaaaaaaataattaaaaattaaaaaatatactttgttttcataattattgtgcagctaattatatatatgcccaCATTTTATTATGCACAAAATAAATACTCAAACatctaaaattaaaattaatattagcATGGAACGAAAGATTAAAATTAGCTATTACACTAAAATTAATCAAAggaaattatatacaaataagagaaaattttccaaagttatatatatgttaaccGCAATTTCAGTTATTCCATGAGcagtatgtatgcatgtatgtatgtatgtatgtatacatatatatatttaattaatggGAGATTATCGCGCAATTTgcattaaaacatttttaacaaattgTAAGTTCCATCTTAAATTTAACAGTActtgtaattttaaaacaaaaaaatatttttatttgaattccGGACGCCACCAAATACTGGTGAGCGTaattaagcatatatatgatttggctccaaaatatgaaatttatttgtttagtTTTGTTTCCCGATTATAcacattaatttatattaataattttcctatatatatatataccactGAACAAATGGCTAGCCATTCGAAAATATGCTTAAAAGTTTTCCTTGATTCCCCTTACACTTTATCATCTCTATATTATCACTTCCGTAAATAAGcttataacattatataaacCAAATTGGGGCATTAtcttgtacatatatttccatccatattttaagaaattacTCATTTATTCTTCTAAAAGGATATGATTTCACACGTACCAGTGCTAAgcatttgtatttatatttgtttgtaattctttttaaaacagcatacattataatattaccttagcatttattttgaattacAATTAATGCCTTACtaattcatcatttttaattactatattacataatttataactattagtaaaacaaaattagaatcttcataaaaagtataacCTTATTTGGAGATGGTATCCTGACTTACACCTGTAAATAATGGATACCTTTTTaccatatttctttttaaccattggaatatatacattatatatttttactattctGATCATTAACTATTGGTATAAGCGTGCATTAACTTCTAAATTATaccatattatataaataagtgtTAATTATACTTAGCTAGTCTTACCAATTCATCGTGCAAGCAACATAAACAACCAATCAAtatgaaacaaataaatgttatatatatctttcaaaatattttatatttttatatttctcagTATATCTGCTCATATATTACAGTTTGTTTATTACCTTATTTTAACCTTTATGCTGGTTCCTTTCTTTTAGTAAGAATAATAGTATAGCAAAACCTCAGTAACTTCATCCCCCCTAGATATTTCAGCACTTGCCTTATCTTTTAATGATCTACATTATATCATGCCATCCCATTGCTTCATCATTTTTGGTTTATATGCACAAATGGAAATACATTGAACATTAAActtacataaatgtatatattttatgcatgtatgcatgtatatatatatacatatatgtgttaaTAAAGACTCTGTgaagaagatgaagaagTATAATCCATATAATTTGGTATATGCCTAGCACTTTCCTCACTTTGACTATCatcattaataaatttattttcagcATTTCTTTCTATGTTCCTCCAAATTCTTCTTGTTCTTCGATATTGCGGATTTATATAAGAACTCAAAGGAGTAAACTGATATTAagacaaaaaatgaaaaaaaaaaaaaaaaaaaaagatatatatacgtactcACGTATGTATGTTCTCATGTATACTGATAACTGaagacaaaacaaaacatgcTAATGGTTTATACAAATTGTTCCGAAATAATCATATTAGTAAACTATTTTTACTaaccttatataaaaagaaaagaatcaaaaaaactccaaaaatggaaaaaactGTTATTACTCCTTTTCCTGTTTTTGTTAATTCTGAACTACTTCTAAAAAAactatgaaaattatttctaaatggGTCTTCTGATGAGCACAATATTGCATCAGTAATTGAATGCTTCGGTTCAAGTTTATCTAAGTTttgcaaatattttatatgggGGTATAGTTTCTCTCCATATTGTgccaaaaaattttttacttctaTACATATGGTGCTACCACTagatttatcatttatattataattcgaGCATTTACCATTTTGATATTTTCTTACTATTTCAAGACAATGATTAATAAACCAacaacatatattattatttttatcatgtGCGTTACTAATCattctattaatatttccAAGGTTTTCcacaaaataatacaacaTCAATGTGTCTATAACTTCTTCTTCCGTCCCATAtaaattcttatatttattaaaatttttcacaTAATTTTCTTCAACAATTTTTCCAAAAGTATCTATGAAATTGTCCATTGCAGTGGAAGAATAAACATTGTTCTCCTTTGTATACGAAATAACACTTCTAAAACTTTTCCAGATATTACTAAATTTACCATGTGATAAATCTAAATTGTTCTCTAGGTTATCTAAAATAGTATGTAACTTAACGCAATTCTCTTTACTTTTGTGCTGCCCAAAtccataaatattaatacattcTGTTGTTCTATAATCATCATTAACAATCCCTCGAAATCTGTCAAAATTATATTCGGGCcaattttccaaaaaatataactaaaaaGTGAGAAGgaggaaatataaaaatatagaaatatataaggTATAACATTAACACTCATTTAGTAGAAAGAATCCTTTCATTGTATATAAGGAACAAtggataatatattttaaaataattgtagCACAAATTAATTTTGGGAAATTAACATACCTGAcgttttatttgttttacggacattttatatttccatagatgcaaataaaacaaaaaaagtattttgtgttctcataaaaatgtatgtatcaaaaaaaataacaacatACAAATCTGCATAAActtctctctttttttttttttttttttttgagcacaaattaaaaaaaaaaaaaaaaaatatgttttgtaAACAAGAACGTTTTACAATTACATTTAAAGAGCATTGTAGTATgcactattttttattatatcatttaaaatgggcaattacaaatttataaaaaaaaaaaaatagagtaaaattaaagtaaaaaataaatataataaatataatagcttataaaatgaaaatatgtaaaacaaattaaaataaagtaaaacaaTTAGCAAAAAAACATTGGAAACATCATACACaattaatagtaaaaatattattccaTCAAAATTTCCCTTTTATATCAAacatatatcattatttcattaacaattttccaaaaactggtttacaaaatttttttaagtacaaatatatataaaagtttaCACTTAGTATTCATTGAGGCAATCCATAATTAATTACCCTTTTTATCtatgtaaaatattcttatgtgataaaataaactaattactttaaaaatcttaaaatttaattttttttatcatcaattttatttttattatgtattatattaacttatttaaaaaatttacataattaatttttagtcAATTTTGGCTTTACAactctatatatatattaggtTAGTAATATTCAAGATGTTCTAATGTAGCATTCTAAAATTTAAGTAAATGaaaattgatatttttaaagaataacaattatttttttatcttttttttaattttgcacatataaataattatacattaaaatatgtcAATATTTATTACCTTAATGTTCATtgtgtaataataatactttcTTCACAATCAAATATCAACTATTTCATGTAAACGTTTTTTCAAATTACGTAAAatactatataaaaaaaataacaagatgttaaatattaattctaaaaattttatatatgcatttatatgtatacttacgggtataatttttttttttcgttttatatgttgttatatattattttactattttgcGCATATCTACCATTACATGTTTAAGGCAGTGATACATAGTAGTATTGTAATGAattaatttaacatatatatatatatatgtatatatatatacatgtatatatgtacagaaaaaaaagtacattaGGAAATTATGGTAAATATAGTGTATAATTTGAACACATTTTTTACCTAATTTGTTGTTTATACATAACGGAACGATAAccatatctttttcttttcatgcataagacataaatatttttatccatATTGGCATgataactattattatttcttattatcGTAATTTATTTCCCATTTCATGAGAATGTTACAAGGTGAAAGACATCTTTTTAATGCTCGCTCCAAGGAAATGTATGTATCTTGCTTAATTATGCAAAAacttataaatgtatatactaaaagtatgtacataaatatatacacatatatatatatatatatatatatatatatatatatatatacatgtttgtgataaaataa is a window from the Plasmodium malariae genome assembly, chromosome: 2 genome containing:
- the PmUG01_02010400 gene encoding PIR protein; this encodes MSVKQIKRQLYFLEKWPEYNFDKFRGIVNEKYKSSTCKNGEGLDIQGNTEKCVKLHTILDDLENILDLSHGKFSNIWNDFKDVISPTSKSNIYSSTAIDRFIDTYGKIVEDYYVRSFNKYKNLHGNEEEVIDTMILYYFVENIENIKRMISEARDKNNNICCWFINHCLEIVRKYQNGKCSSAIFDKSTGSTVCREVNNFLAQYKEKVLPVLKSKPNIIAENTYSMLSPIPCSSEDPFRNNFYSFFRSSSELSKTGKGVITVFSIFGVFMILFFLYKVSKNSVLI
- the PmUG01_02010500 gene encoding PIR protein, whose amino-acid sequence is MSVKQIKRQLYFLENWPEYNFDRFRGIVNDDYRTTECINIYGFGQHKSKENCVKLHTILDNLENNLDLSHGKFSNIWKSFRSVISYTKENNVYSSTAMDNFIDTFGKIVEENYVKNFNKYKNLYGTEEEVIDTLMLYYFVENLGNINRMISNAHDKNNNICCWFINHCLEIVRKYQNGKCSNYNINDKSSGSTICIEVKNFLAQYGEKLYPHIKYLQNLDKLEPKHSITDAILCSSEDPFRNNFHSFFRSSSELTKTGKGVITVFSIFGVFLILFFLYKVSKNSLLI